CTCGGCAGATTACCAGCAATCTGGCATATGGCTAGGACTGGGTGAGAGCCGTTGCCTTCAAAGCATCTTGGGCTGTAACTCTCTGCGGAACAAAATCTGAAGGAAAAAAATGCAGGAATGGATTTGTCAGTAGACCGTGCTATAGTACGGCAAAACAACAATGTAGGTAGATTTGAACGAAAACATAAGCATCGACCTGAAAGAAACTTGAAACCTTTCTGGTTGCAAACAGCTGTTGCTGCAAATGGGACCACAGGTGGCATGAGATagaccaacaaaagaaaaagatagagagCAGCaatagcaacaacaacaacaaagtctCCCAAGTAAGTTGGGTAagttagagatgaaacccacaagatccaactaaaaagatgatgataaaataataataataaataaaggtaCTGGTAATAGTAAAAAAGTAAAAGTAATAATGGTACAGGGAGACTAAAAAGATAAAgagcaaataaaaaaacatactaCTACTCAAACCACTGGGGAACATGTTTGTTTTCGATGGCAATTCTGAGATAAGTATGAGGGGGCTGGGACTTGGATGAAAGATATTAAATTCATTTGCATTTATCTCAAATCAGCATTTACTGTATGAAGATCTCCAGAAATGCATGCACATGCTTTGGGGACAATTATCCCCTAAGAACGAGCTTTAGCTGATTCCCAGCTATGAACTAGAATCCAAGAGATCTAACAAACCAAAATAAATTAGGTAAGCTGTTTCAGTTACCAGGTACTCGTCCTCCCACGCACAGTGGCCTACTATAGTTCTACATTGATCGTTTTCCTTTATTGGGTAGCAATACTTGGATGAAAAATGAAAGGTTCATTTACCTACATATGGAAATTAGTATGGTGTGCCCTTGGGAGGCTCTTTATAGATCCACACAACACAAGATACGAGAAGTCTTCAATGTTTGGAGCATCAAGTAATCAAAGACATATTACACTAATTCTGTAATTGGATGTGACCTTGAAGATGTGTACTCATCAGATCTTAGTAGACCATTCATGTTTTACCAATCTAAGTTTTTCACTCCTAAATACAGTCACCATTTGTACCTCTAACTAATTGTCTTTTTAAGCATAGACGGCGAAGAAAATTTGGAAGTGGATAGGAAGGAAAGACCAACTTACAAAGATTATCGTAAATAATTGACTTCTTACGATCTTTCAGGGCATTGCGATAAGCATCCTCTGCAAACTTCTCCAAGAATAACTCCTGCGGTTATAGGTGTAATCACACTGTCAGTTCAGATTACATAAAATGTACGGGCGCCAAATGTCAACAGATTTTCCCAAATGAATGGTACAAACTACGTATACCAAACACTGCTTTCCCCCAAAAGAAATTTGAAGTATTAACaaagagcaagaaaagaaagaagcgaTTTCTTTGTCAGACTATATGTCTGGAAGGATGTGCTCTCCAACAATCTTATTCTTTTGTTCCCTCCATAGTCCATCCCTTCCTCCCCCAATGAAGACGAAGCATTTAAAATCTTGGCATCAATATTTTTAGTTCAAGGGGATAGCTTTCTCATTGGTCCGGACACTAAAGTTTGCATGAGGATGATGGTAAGGTGTTCCCACTTCCCAATCACTTGCCAGGGCACGCGGGAAGCTTCGTGACGGTGGGTGCGCCAGGCTGGCGTGGTTGCTGCCTTGGTTGTGGCCCACGTGCTTGCTGGCCGTGCACGAGGGGCAAGAAGTGGGAGCGGCTGGCGAAAACCTTGTTTGGTTTCTAGCTGGCATCGACGACTGCGACGCCCGTGGGCGAGGCATTGTCTTGGGGTGCATTGTCTTGGGGTCTCCTGGCCTCCCTCCTCTGGATTCTCTGGGTAAAAACCTTGTTCGGGCAACTGGGCGGGCGACGGCGGCATCTCAATGTCGCGCCCTCCTTGGATGCGTTGCTATGGAGGTCCTTCTTCGTGCCGTGATGGCCGTCGGCCCTGTGGCTCCTCGTTCGGGTTAGGGTTTGGCACTGGCTACACTTGGCCTCAGCGGAGACCAAGTGTTTTGGCAAGGTTTGCTGTCTTTCATTGTTGTCTCGCTGCACTCAGTTCAACTGTTGCGTGTTGGGATGAGCGTGGCCGTGTGGAGTCGAAACTACTGCGTCGATGAGGCACGACGAAGCTTGGCAACGGTGACACAAGGTTGTGCTCCCTCCTGCAGGCTCAGTGGACGTGGTGGGGACATGAAGAGAACAAGGCAGTGGTTGTGGTCCGTGTGTGGAAGTCAGAGCTGCTGCGTCGTTGTGCGCGTTGGGCAACGATGGCCTTTGTCAAACGCGGTTGGTTGGTTGGGCAGTGTCAGTACCATGAAGTTGTTTGTTGGGTCACGCCTGATCCAAAGTTGTCCGATtgttgtttgtttgggctttCCACCGGTTTCCCTTCAAATAAACCGCTCAGTTGTGAGGTTTTCGAGCCCGGTTTTCCTAATAAACTGGGTCAATTCTTTTCTTCTATGAAAAAATCGGCAATGCTCTTGCCATCCTTTCAAAAAACAGCTTACAATTCCTGGTACAGAAACACAATAGGAAAAGGTCCTCCCTCATAGATCCCCTTAGCAAGACTGAACTCTGAAGGCATTCAAGCAACTTGTTTTCATATATGGTGTATGAAATTCACGGTACAAAAACACAAGTCATGTGCATTCTTGGTGGAAAAAAACCGGAAACACATGCCACGAGTTGACAACATCTCAGACAATTCATCGAACACCTTGTAGGCATTGATGGCATCGCCAAAGTAAATCTCAGTGGCTCCGTAAGAACTAAGAATCAATCCAAAACTATCGATACGATGCTTCGATCCTCTCACATATAATTGCTAGCATAAATCATTGCATTTAGAGTAAAAGCAAAGAAATGGGGCGAGGGAAACATACGGAGGCcttgttgatgaggaagacagCCTCGTTGGAAGCGCGGATGGTGGCGTCCTCGGCCCGCATCAGCTGCCGCACCCGCGCCATCGGGAACCTGCACGCGCCCTTGTCGATCGCAGCTGCCTTCTGGTCCCTCCGCTTCTTCTTCACGGGCGTGGGTGCGCGCGCGTCCCCATCGCCGGATGCTCGGTTCGGGCTCCTAGCCTCCTTTTGGAACTCCGCATCGCCGCGCTTCCTCTTGGTGGGCGTGGACTTTCCCGCTCCGCCGGACGCTTGCTGCTTCTTCGTGGGCGTGGTCGCGGCCGCCGCGGGCTTCTGCGCTCTACTGGGTGACTGCTGCTTCTTCGTGGGCGTGGGCGCAGGCTTATCGCCCTTGCCGGATGACTGCTGCTTCTTCGCGGGCGGCGCCGGCTTCACCGATTTGCCGGGTGACTGCTGATTCTTCGTGGGTGTGGCTACCTTCAGGGGCTTGGTTCCCGGCTCGTCgcgcttcttcctctccttcgaGGGCGTCGCCGTGTCGCCGTACGCCTGTTGCTTCTTACGCTTGGCGCCCTCTTCCGGCTCCGGCTTGCTGCGCTTCTGCTTCGCGGCCGCCTTCTTCTCCTTGAAGCTTTTGCCGGATTTCGGAGCCGGGCGGACCTTGGCCTCCGAGAGCTGCTTAGGTCGGCTCTTGGAGCTGGAGGcggagggaggggcggcgggCTTTACTGGGGTGGGCTCCTTCCCTGCCATGTTGCGTCCGCCGCCACAAGCCGGAACCCTCGCCGCGAGCTCAAAAGCGGTGGTGGTGCGTGCCGAAACGAGGGGAGTTGAAAATTTCTCGGGGCCGCGCGGACGCTTCGAGAAACACAGGGAGGAATGCCAAAGGGGCTCCGGATTtcaaaagtgattttttttttctctcggacactaataaaatatgtttttacCGTATTTTACGTTTTTGTCTTAGCTGCACCTAAATAAGTGGTTTTATCTATAGGATATCGCTTCGATTAAAATAAGTATTTTAAGCTGACAAAGTGAGAGAATAGTCTTGAAATGACACAAATACCCTTGGTCCCATCGATTTGACTAGTGGGACTCACACGTTAGTGGGTGGACAAAGGGATAAGGCTAGTTGGCTTGTGCGGGCACGAGGCAttcagagagagggagagagaccgAAGGGGAGAGTGATCGGGGAGGAGCGACCTTGTGAGAGGAGGGAGCCGGTGGACATGACGACAGCCAGGAGAGATGGTCGGGAGGCGGTGGCCGGTGGTGCGAGAGGGACATGGTCACAGCGAAAAAGAGGAGGTGGCCAGCAGTCGTGAGCAGaccaaggaggaaggaggagggaggcgacTGGGAGGAGATAGCTAGTGGGAGGCTTGCTCGCCGGCGGTGGAGAGAGGAACGCTGGAGGAGGGGATTCAGTGGTGCGCGTGAGCGGGAAAGGCTGAGCTGGCGGAGAAAGGAGATGATCGGAGGGAAGGGGAGCCAGCAGTGGCGCACGGTGGAGAAACAATGGCCTGGCGGCGTGGACCGGCTGAGTGTGGTCGAGCGGCGTGGCGACGGGGCAGCGGCTCGAGGTGCGAAGGAGTGGGCAGTGGCTCGGGCCAGCGGTGGCGCGTGTGAGCGGTGCGGTCCAGCGGCGCAAGGGTGGCTTGGTGGCGCGGGATGTAGAATGCGGTAGTGACGGTGGGCGGTTCTACTGCTGTCCACCAAGCTCACCCAGCGCTGCTGTCGTCCGTCGACCTCAAAGCTCTCTACTATCGCGCGAAGGAAGTCCTCGACGCCAGGGCACGCCCGAGGGAGAGAGGAGCTAGTGTGGGCAGAGAGCCGAGTGACGCGGTGGAGGGAAGCAGAGCGCGGCGGGGAGATGGCTAGCCGGGCTTCTTGGTGAGAGAAGGCCGGCGACGGCTGTAGCGTGGTGGGGGCGGCAATAGAAGCACGACGTGGCTACCTGGGGCGGCGGCCAGCAAGGTATCGACGCCGCGCAACATAGTGGCCAGTAGAGTCTTCGGTTGACGTTAGCGGCGACAGGGCTTCACTCTTCATCGGCGGTGGCAACCTTCTCATCAGCGGCAACGAGATACCTCGCGTGGATAGCAGGCTCAGGGGTCACATGGCGTCGGTGGTCACCAGGGCGGCGGCCAGCAGCACGCCGCAGTCCGATCCTGCTCCTCCTCGACAGATCTCCCTCGACGATGATGGTGGCCAGGCTTCAATCGATAGTGGTGGTGAGATCCCAATCGAGTAGACTAGGGAAGAGGCTGACAGGTAGGACCCGCTTGATAATAAAATAATGAGGAGAAGGGCAACAAAGTCTTTTCACTCGCACTACGATTATTTTATTCAATACGGTGTCCACACTTTGTAGTGTCTGATCGGCAAAATCGATGAATATAGTATGCTAGAGACCAAAACACACTTTATCAACACCCCCACATACAAAAATCCTATTTTAAAACTCACTGCTTGTTTGGCCCCGATCCTCTTACTTCAAAAGTTAGTGTGACCTCACGTGTCAGACACTAACTTTGAAATCACAAGAACCAGTCTCTTATTTGGATTGTCCGAAATATGAGAatcattcttaaaaaaattaaaatttggatCACGATTCATCTCTTTCTCAAGATGAATTCAATGACTATTGGCTTAAAAACATCAATCTACATTTCGACATTCCATGATTAGTACATTTAATATAAAAACCAAATAGTATGATTAGAGGTGGCAATTTTCCTTATAGAGGCGGGGACCCGCGAGGATCCGCCCCGAGTGGGGCGGGGACGAGGCCAGGTTTTGCCCCGTGGGGGTAACTGGGCGGGCCCTGAGATCAGGGCGGGGGCGGGGCTGGATTTTCCCCCACGGGTCCCCATGGGCCCTGAGTCGCTGCTCACCCTGCCGCTCCCTGCACTCGCGCGCTACTCACCATGAGCCTGCGACCCCTGCGCCGCTCACCGCGCACGCTGCGCCCACGGCCCGCAGCGCTCACTCGCCCGCACACCACGCTTGCTCGCCGCTCGCTATAGCTCCGCTTGCCACTGCGCCCACTCGCCGAGCTTGCCGCACCCACCATGCCCGCCCGTCGAGGCCCGCCGGAGTTTAGGGATCCGACGGGGACAAGGACGATGGGAGGTTTTTGCCCTGATAAGCAAACAGAGACGGGGACAGGGCTCCGTGTTCGAGGGACGGAGCGGGGATGAGGGGCACCCCGACCCTGCCTcgccccgttgccatccctatgtATGATCGCCAACAACTAAAACGGTTTAATAATGCCCTCATGGACCGTGCTCGCACCCAACCTACACTTCTCCACCCTCTCCACTAACCTTTTCTAGCTCGACTTGAATGTCCAAACTCGAAATAAAAGAAAGCCATCTACATAATTGTCAGTTACTTTGTAGTTTTGTACTTTTCAAGTTTAAACTTAAGATGTTGAAGTCTATATTTTAAACCTGCACattcacattaaaaaaaaatcaccatatACACTTCCATCCGAAATCCATATCTCTGTAGTGAATACGAAGTTTTAATTAAAAACAAACAAGTAAACCTTGCAACAAACAAGTAAACCTTGCAACATACATGTTGAAGAGACATGTcgttttcaatttttgcaacaAAGCATTTTGAAAACAATTACTTGAAGTCTCCAACACAACAAAAAGGCCGATGATGCAAATGCGCTCCTAGCGTGTTGGTTGTTTGGTCGGTGAGCGAACGACCGGTTAGGAGTTCAACTTTTGGTCTCGCACCGGAGCTTGTCACCTTAAATAGATTTCATACGAACAACTTCAAGCGTATGTGGATCGTAATAAAAACGCAATGTGGCTGTCATTTGTAGAGCTAGAGGCTTCGTAAATCTCTTTAATAAGACTGTATATATGTTATAGATATAACATATATCTTAGTGTATATATGGGTgtataaaatatgatgtatgTTTGAAGTACATTCAAATACTCCCGCTGATCCTGGATAAAAAAAGCCCGGGGACCGTCGGCCACCGTGGACGGCCACCCCCGCATCCCGATCCGACGTGTGGGTCAGACGTGTCGCCCTCTCATTGGGATACAAACGTCACTGCGACCGGGCCAGGctggcccacatgtcagtgacatTCCGGCAGCCATTGGGAAAAGGTTAAGGCCACGTCGTCGTCTCCCTCCTCCCCATCATCCCCTTCGTCGCCTCTGCTCCAACCGCTCTTCGATTTGATCACCGATCTGCGATTTGGGCCGATTAGGGTTTACGACCGAGAGCTAGGGTTTCGCGCGAGATGGCGCAGGCGGTGGAGGAGTGGTACCGGCAGATGCCCATCATCACGCGCTCCTACctcaccgccgccgtcgtcacCACCGTCGGCTGCACCCTCGAGGTCTCTCCCGGCCTCCCTCTCCGCCTCTTCTCTTATGCGATTGGAGTGTTCCTAGGGTCCCTAGTCGCGTGATCTCGCCCTTGTTGGAGTGATTATTTGTTCGTCTGCTCATGACCTGATGGCTCCACTTTTGCAGATCATTTCGCCGTATCACCTGTACCTCAACCCGAAGCTGGTGGTGCAGCACTACGAGATCTGGCGCCTCGTCACCAACTTCCTCTACTTCCGCAAGATGGGTATGTGCATCTTACCTTTATCATAGCCCGCAAGTGCAAGGCGTTGTGAGTTAGTGGAGATGTGTAGATTTGTTGCGTAAATGTAACTCCATTTGCCACACTCCATAAAAATAAGTTACACAAGGATAACTCTTTTAATGTATTCCGTGCATGGTTCTCGAAATCAGTAACCCGTGGTCGTTTAGCCACCGACCTAGTAGTGATCTTATGGCGTTACCAGCCCGATTGTGTGGACCGGGTATTATATTGTTACAAGTAGGTGCACTGGTTCCCTGTATGTGGACCAGTATAACCATTTTCGGTACATTGGTTCCACAGTTATCGTTTGCCAAGTTATGTGAAGCTGCAGCATACGGATATGTTAGAATGGAAACATTGTGCACACCCGGTGAGAAAGGTTTTTGCACCTTACAGTCTGCCATCTATTTTTGTTTGTGGGAGCTGTCCGTAATGGCAATTTGTACTAGAAAAGGAATTGACCTGTTTTTATTTGTCCTTTCCGATGTGTCAAACTCACCAGCAAAGTAATTATTAGATTTGTGGCTCAACTTCCAAACTTCAAAGTACGTTAGAAGAGCCTTTTTCCCCGGTTCGTTGAACCTTTTTCATGTGAACCTGATTCAATGCCATCAGTATTTATTGTGTGACGTGGGCTGCTTTAGGTGGAATGCCTTATGAAGAGCCTGTGAGTTAGGGTGCACAAATTTACAGATTATATTTGCGATTATGTTGCATTTCAAACTCATAATGTCCGAAAGCTCTTTTTTACCCACTAATGGAGTCATGGTCTGCTATATACAGGTTTTGTATTGTGAAAATGTTGAAAATGGTTGTCTAACCGCTTCTTCAGTTACCACAGTCCACAGGATGTCATTAAATGAATGTAGATACTGGAAAGAACCATTGGTTTGCATCTGAATATCCAACATTTAGAGTCGGTGCCTCTGGATATAGCGCTAGTTTATGTATATTCATTTAACAGCATGGAAGTGCTTACATATTCCTGGCTTGTTGCACATGTGCGCGTGCAGCATTTCAGGACTTGTAATTACTATATAGTGCTGGTTTATGTATATTCATTTAACAGCATGGAAATCGTTATATATTCCTGGCTTGTTTCACGTGTACGCGTGCAGCATTCCGGGACTTGTAATTACTGTTATACTAGCATTGTTTGATATTTTTCCTTCATATATCAAGCTCTTCACTCTTATAATTGAATCAGGTTACTCTTGTTTCCAGATTTGGATTTTCTGTTCCACATGTTTTTTCTGGCGCGGTACTGCAAGCTTCTTGAGGAGAACTCATTCAGAGGAAGAACTGCCGACTTTTTCTACATGCTCTTGTTTGGTGCTACTGTCCTAACTGGCATTGTTCTAATTGGAGGGATGATACCTTACATTTCTGAGACATTTGCCAGAATTCTGTTCTTGAGCAATTCATTGACATTTATGATGGTATGGGACTAACTTCCAAAGTTTATAATTCTCAATAAAAAGTTCTCAATTCAAAAGCTATGACACATTTGAGGGGAGTCTTACTTTGAAAGTTGCCTCTCCTGGGTTGTCTGAGGCAGAACATTAGTAATAACTCAGTTCTGATTTGGCATCTCAGGTTTATGTCTGGAGCAAGCACAATCCCTTCATCCATATGAGCTTTCTGGGCTTGTTCACCTTTACTGCTGCTTACTTACCTTGGGTAGGTATTCTTCAGCTCCATTTCCTGAATGCTGCATCATTGCATCAGCCCACCTGATGCTCATCTTAAATTATTATTATGGTGTCCTTATGCGTATGGAACCAATAATCTTTCTCATGCTTGAATGTTGCATGAGATGTGAAATCTGTAACTCTTAGTTGCGCATATCTATATAGGGGAAATGCAGTACATAGTGGCATGGTTAAAAAATAATCCTCCACCTGGTTTTGGGTGGGCCACATGGCACAAATCCCACATCTATTGATTCCAGTCTGTTTTTTATATCCAATGAACAAAATATATACTAAACTTTTCTGAGAAACATCTACAGTTCCAGCAGCTATCCAATGTACAAGCCTACAATGCTATTAACTTTGTTTAGTTCATTATGAAATACTGGCTTCACTCCACAATATAAGTAACTACAGGTTTTGTCACAAGGAAGGGCCTACTTAACGCACTGGAATTAATAGCAATTTTGTAGGAACGTGTGGGTCTTTCATTTGCTGTTTATTGTTTAATTCCCTCGTTCTAGATGTGCCTGAGGTGCGAGATAAATGAGTACCATAACCTCCTAATTCATTTgactgaggaggaagaaatGCTCGTAGGAGTAACCACATACTGGAAGGGTAGGAAAGAGTGGCAATTTTTCCTATATGATGTACAATAAGTTTCAGGTTAGGAGGACTTGTGAGACAGAGGGAGCATTGTCGATTTGTTTCTTTAAGAACAACTTTGTAATTTGCTTCAATTAGAAGTAATTGGCAATAATATTTCAACTTGGCGAGATTCCAGCTCTAACCAGGCAGAACATGGTCGTTGTCTaaattgttttcttttgaaTGGCAGGTTCTTTTGGGGTTCTCTATTCTTGTTGGAAGCAGCACATGGGTTGATCTTTTGGTACGTTTCTTCTTTTTCAGATGAATTTTATAACAACGATTGCAGACTTGCAGTGATGAAATTTGAGTAACGAGTCTCGTAGGACAAATCGTTTCCTAATGAGTTACTTGTTCTCGCACAGATTTATAGAAATACTATTGACTTTCCTCGATTTTTCTTCAGCTACCACCTGGCCTTACTAATGTAGTTGTTAGCTGTTTGCTTGCGTGTGTGACTTTGGTTTGGTATTTCCTACTTGCAAAATGTGCAAGAAATTACTTCGCAAGCTTATGAAGTTTGATGAATGTCCGGAGCCCATCTCACTTCTGCCTTTTTCTGCTCTACCAACTGTTGTCAGTGTTACTAACCTTGGGATTTGGGGATCTCCATTAGTTTTGATGTTTATATATATGCAGCATACAGGCCAATATGGTCCTAGACTAGATGGGCTTGATATATACTTAACAGTCAGTAGATGTTGCTGAAGCTTGTCCAACTTGGTAGAAAAGGGTCCGTACAATACTATGGGTTTGCACATTTTCCTGCATGGGTTTGGATCAGAATGCTAATAAATCAATTTGGCCCAGCAACTCGAATTAATGTTAGGGAAGTGGAGGAGCAGTTGTTACTCTCTCCTCGCTAGATTACCTCTTCCACACTTAATAGGCTATTGTCATCTTCATTCAAATTGTTTACGGTGTTCTGAATCATGAATTTCAAATGAGTCACATGTGCATGCTTCAATGATAGAGGAACCTCGTGTGGCTTGCCTGTATAGCTCACGTTTGTCATCTTCACCATTCTCTATTTTCGGAGGTATGAGCGATGTATCTATTAACTGATATCACATTTCTTGTCAGGGTATGATTGCTGGACATGTGTACTACTTTCTGGAAGATGTGTACCCACGGATGACTGGCCGTCGTCCCCTCAAGACTCCGTCGTTCATCAAGGTGCTATTTGCCGATGACAATGTTGTGGTGGCACAGCCAGCCAATGCCGGGATTGGCGCGGGTGCAAGG
The nucleotide sequence above comes from Phragmites australis chromosome 4, lpPhrAust1.1, whole genome shotgun sequence. Encoded proteins:
- the LOC133914984 gene encoding derlin-2.2-like, encoding MAQAVEEWYRQMPIITRSYLTAAVVTTVGCTLEIISPYHLYLNPKLVVQHYEIWRLVTNFLYFRKMDLDFLFHMFFLARYCKLLEENSFRGRTADFFYMLLFGATVLTGIVLIGGMIPYISETFARILFLSNSLTFMMVYVWSKHNPFIHMSFLGLFTFTAAYLPWVLLGFSILVGSSTWVDLLGMIAGHVYYFLEDVYPRMTGRRPLKTPSFIKVLFADDNVVVAQPANAGIGAGARFGPDPPVQ
- the LOC133914983 gene encoding uncharacterized protein LOC133914983 isoform X3, producing the protein MAGKEPTPVKPAAPPSASSSKSRPKQLSEAKVRPAPKSGKSFKEKKAAAKQKRSKPEPEEGAKRKKQQAYGDTATPSKERKKRDEPGTKPLKVATPTKNQQSPGKSVKPAPPAKKQQSSGKGDKPAPTPTKKQQSPSRAQKPAAAATTPTKKQQASGGAGKSTPTKRKRGDAEFQKEARSPNRASGDGDARAPTPVKKKRRDQKAAAIDKGACRFPMARVRQLMRAEDATIRASNEAVFLINKASQQLFATRKVSSFFQILFRRELQPKML
- the LOC133914983 gene encoding DNA polymerase II subunit B3-1-like isoform X1, which translates into the protein MAGKEPTPVKPAAPPSASSSKSRPKQLSEAKVRPAPKSGKSFKEKKAAAKQKRSKPEPEEGAKRKKQQAYGDTATPSKERKKRDEPGTKPLKVATPTKNQQSPGKSVKPAPPAKKQQSSGKGDKPAPTPTKKQQSPSRAQKPAAAATTPTKKQQASGGAGKSTPTKRKRGDAEFQKEARSPNRASGDGDARAPTPVKKKRRDQKAAAIDKGACRFPMARVRQLMRAEDATIRASNEAVFLINKASELFLEKFAEDAYRNALKDRKKSIIYDNLSTAVCNQKGFKFLSDFVPQRVTAQDALKATALTQS
- the LOC133914983 gene encoding DNA polymerase II subunit B3-1-like isoform X2, which translates into the protein MAGKEPTPVKPAAPPSASSSKSRPKQLSEAKVRPAPKSGKSFKEKKAAAKQKRSKPEPEEGAKRKKQQAYGDTATPSKERKKRDEPGTKPLKVATPTKNQQSPGKSVKPAPPAKKQQSSGKGDKPAPTPTKKQQSPSRAQKPAAAATTPTKKQQASGGAGKSTPTKRKRGDAEFQKEARSPNRASGDGDARAPTPVKKKRRDQKAAAIDKGACRFPMARVRQLMRAEDATIRASNEAVFLINKASELFLEKFAEDAYRNALKDRKKSIIYDNLYFVPQRVTAQDALKATALTQS